ATCACGGCCAGCGCTTCATCGGGGAAGTCACAAAGGGGGTGTGCCAGGCCCTGGGAATCAAGCAAAAGCTCCACATCACAGGGCATTTCCAGAAGCCAGTCTCAGCAGAGGGGCCCAACCAGCCACTGAAGACAGCACTGAGGAAGCTCGTGAGCCAGCAAAGGAAAGACTGGGATCATAAGCTCCCACTGACCTTGCTGGCACTGAGGGGGTCTCTGGCATCTCAAACACTTTCCCCCCCTAAATTTCCTCCTGCAAGAGACCCGAAGTTTCTGGAACACTGGTGGCAAGGAGGGGAGCCCCCGGATGAAATGCAGCCCCGCGTGCTGATGGACAGGTGGGTCCAGGACATGCTGAGGACGGTGTCAGCCACCTACCACCAACTTGCCTCAGTGCAGGAGACCAGCATCCCTAAGATGGATAAGCAGCTGGGAGTGCTCCTGCGCCCCGTGGAGTGGAACACAGGGGACCTGGTCATTTACAGAGGGGTTAGGGAGAAGAACCAGGTGCTGGAACCCCAGTGGCTGGGGCCTGTTAGGGTTGTGAACAAGGCCAGCCCCTCTGTGTACCAGGTAGAAATCAGAAAAGGGgcaaaaaggcaggagaagtgGTTCCATTCTTCACAATTAAAAGCATGGAAGGGAAACTAACGGGGCTGGAGAGCCCTCCTTGCTTATGTTTTGCAGATAAAGGAAAATGGAAGGCGATTGTGACCAGCGGGAAGGGCGATCTTCGTGGCATCACCAGCCCTGTTTGTGCTGCGgggaaaatgctttcaaatttGTGATTGCAGGATTTACTTTGCTTTCTGGTATGTGCATAGTGCTGAGCACCCAGTGTGTCCAACCGACCCATCAGCATCTTGGTAAAAATGTCATTCATTCTCACTTAGAAAGGCACCTTGACACACAGGCCACAGCCCAGCGCAGGCTTAGGAGGCACACAAAAACTGGGACTGATTGGCCCTGGTCCCAAGCTTACATAAAACACACAGGAATCATGGGATTAAATTCTAACAAAGGCTTAAATTTGTCAACAGTGGTTATGCATGGGGCAGAGGTGTACTTGGAAAATGAGTGGGGCTGGGATAGCACAAACAGacttccacagctgctgggaaaggtgGGACAGCAAATAAAGGTGGGGTGCAGGGTAATTAACGGATCCACTCACCAGCGAGTAACTCAAATCTCtgtcactgaaataaaaactaaGAAGAATCAGAACAAAATCTGTGCTGTGGAGAATTTGGACTGCTGGTACAATTTTACTTTGGTCCAGCCAGTCTTTGTGGTTTGCCTTTGGGCACACAACAGTGTGGGGCTGTCCTTTAAATTTAAGATCAGCACCACAGCACCCTCCTTTGCTGCCATTAAGATCTCAAAGTGCCATTTTTTGGCCTGGCATGCACCCCGTTATGTTGAAATTGGCAACCAGGTAAAACTGGAAATTAAATACTCCCAAGAAAGTGTTGCTGACCCAATACAAATTAATGGCACCACCGTGACTGTCACAGCCCCTGATGGCCACAAGTGGATCATTCCACTGACCTGCCTCTGTGAGACCAAAACACTTGATAGATCTGAATTAGATATGGAAGCTTCGTGGTATAATCAGGATTATGGACGCTGCCCACACCTGATCATAACCCTCCAGGTGTGGTGTCAAGGAAACCTGAGCGTAGAAATGTCCCCAAAACTTGGAGGAAGGTGGTGGATAGGAGGCCCCGAAggatttaaaaaagaatttgcCATCATTGCTGTGTTGCCCccttttgtttccaaaatagGTCCTTACGTAGTTAAGAAAAATCACATCCAGGAGCTGTTGACAGGGCCTGTCCGGTCACTAAAGAAGGTGGTGCTGTCTCTCTCCACTGTTAACATTTCCTCTGTCAGCCCCCACTGTGCCCCTTTCCTGTCCACTCTGCACACTGGCTGGCTGGCATGGCTCCACAGCCGCTCCCTCCAGGCCACCCGGGCCAGGAgggacctgctggccacagccctgggaggaggagctgctggcctgggagTCCTCAACAGCATGGATGCTGAAGTCTTGGCAAACAAGCTGGAGACTGTCACCTTGGGCGTGCAGGGCCTCCTCAAGCCCCTGAATTCATCCCTGTCCAGCCTTGGGATGGGGCAGTGGCTTGTGTCGGAGGTGCTTCCCACCTGGGAACAAATAAGTGAGAAAGACCATCAGGTGCTGTTGCGAGCCCTGGGCATGGAACAAAGTAACGTCTCTCTTGCTCTCAGCTGCATCCAGGCCCAGATGTGGGTGCAGAGTGTTGTTGCAGGCATCCTGAGAGACGGTGACAACGGCGTCCTGCCCACCGAGATCCGAAAAATCGTGTGGGACGCGGCCACAGAGAAGGAGCGGCAGCTCCAGGCCTGGTGGAGGCTCGTCAACTTCACCCACGACCAGGCCCTCAACGCGGTCATTGCCCACGTCCTCACTGTGGCAGAGGCTCGCATTGAAAAGGTTTACCCCATCGTGGCCCTGGGGGTGAACACCAACGGGTCTGTGGTCTACCCCCTGGAGCACCGCATGTGGGCCAGGGTGTCTGACGGGAGGTGGGAGACGGTGGATTTGGAAGCCTGCATTTTGGAGAGGGGGCTGGGATTCATATGCGAAGACGATGCCCTTAAGGCGAGTGATGTGTGCTTTGACACCAAAGAAGGGGTGTGCCACTTTGAGATCAACCCCCAGAGCAGTAACAAAACCATGTTAGTGTACGTAGGGAAAGGCTGCGTGTGCTTCAGAACGACGTGTAAATACGTGCAGATTAATGAAGCTTATAACCAGACTGTGTTTAGCGACTCAAATATGTGTGCTTGCAATGTAGCTACTATTAGAGGCTGTGATTTTGTGTATAAACCACCCATGTTTACCACCCAGTTGCTAATCAGAAACTATACCTTGTATCGTAGTATAACCCCGACCCCCATCGGTATGGATTTATCACTTGTAAAAGAAATGTTAGCGCATGCAGATTTGCAGCAGCTGCTAGAAAATGCCAAGGCCCAAGCTAAAAAGATCCTAATAACAGTTCACCACGATGGTAAAGTTATAAAACAGGTCATGGAACGAATTAAGAAGGCAGGAGAGCACCACTGGTGGGAAGTTTTTTTTGGCTGGTCCCCCACGGCCACTGGCATTTTCAACACGCTGCTGCACCCCATTGTAGTCATCCTGCTGATGCAAATCTGTGTGTGCTTTGCCATGGTAGCCACTTGTTACCGGATGAGGCAGGTGAAGCTCTGCTTTGATAACCAGGTgaaaggagcagggctggccaaGAGCCTCCTGAAATAGTCAAGGGCAAGACTGGGTTGGCCTCTGTGTTTGCCACCAAGAAGATCTTTTGGCTCCGCTGTTGGCTGCAACCCAGTAGGCGTTGAGCGGTGGAGACACACGCCATGCCAGACCTTGATGACAGGGATGGCCTTCTCTGTTACCAGAGGGCCACCCAGGAGGGGAGGACAGGCCAAGCAGCCTGCAGATGGCATGAGtcacagaatggctgaggttggaagggacctcttgAGAGGTTTCATTTAGTCTGAACCCACCTGCTCAAGCAGATTGCCCAGGACTGTGTTCTGCTGGGCATTGACCACCTCCatggatggagactccacaacttctctgggcaaacctGTTTCATTGTTTGATCACCCTCAtagtaaagaaacaaaagttaGCATAAGTAGCTTGTTTTTGAACTTCCCATCCCCAAATAGTAATGTTAAGAAGCTGCTCTTGTGTGATTTAAGAGTCCTTAAATCAGGGAGCTAGGGGTAAGGAAAGCCAAGGACACTCTTGGAAGGTTGCGGTTTATTGCAGCCCCAAGACACGGGAAAAGTCTCTGTTTCAGCCCGCACATTCAAAGAATGAGTTGGaactcttcagttctcggtctcagagttgtttattgtgtcttatctataaaaatttttctcctgccttgctgaggtccatccagcaggcaattccaggcactctgcctgcccccagggcagtgttatgtctttatactaaaaactacgtacaacgtgtttacaattacttcccaatacctgtcacctatgttagacagtgagcttctactctagaccaatctaaaagtgccaacatcacagcagaagatggaggtaaagaagaagaagaacagaggctggacacacccaagTCCTTGCatcttgtccccaaaacccctattctaaaaaccccaaaatatactttttcacctgtgataattttattattacactacttaaacttctgtggctttcagatcttcatacaaagctggtaatttgctccacgggtcataatcaaacccacaggtgttctgggttgtgtgccagggtctctgagccccctggcaggggtcctggctactctggacacccagagggatgtcctgagtTCCAACTGTCtttggaaggaaagagaaggaaatgtaACACCTGAGCTTGGAAAAGCACCCATGGAAGACAGCAGGGGTGCAAAGACTTGGAGAGATGGTAAAAGATGAGCAGAACAGAAGACCATGTTGTCACCATGGACTTTAAGGAGCTGAATCCACATGGACCTTTGCAGCACCACCTCCAGGTTCCCAAGACTCCCAGCACGCCTGGCCAGCGGATTGGTGAGATCTTGTTTTTGGAGCCTGGACTtcactgctttgctttgcttagTTGTGCATGTAGTCAATAAATCTGTCTGTTAGAGAGTGGGCTGTCTGTTCAATCTCTGCCTCTCACTCACTACACAGGCTTGTACCCTTGGCTAACCTGGGAAAGAGGAATTctggttaaaagaaaaaaaatgtgggttttcccccctcttttatAAGCCCAGATCTCTCACTTGCTTTCTTGTCTGCAGAATATTCACTCAAACACAAAGATTTCAGCCTTGGGCTGCAGGATGGGGCTCTCACCTGATGCACAAACTCACTCCCCTCTCTCACTCTGCCCCTCCTCACCTGCATCTCTCCCCTGCCTCTGAATACAGAAAGAGCCTCAAAATACACGTAGAGGGTCTcaaacaattttaaaacatgGGCAATTTCAAGAATTAGATTAACTACCTCATTTGCAGGCCATGTTCAATTTAATCTCAGAGGTGCTGCACTCTCTGAGAATGGGGCAGGGAGTGGGGGGgttacaaagacaaaaaaactgTTTGCAATTTAGGTTGAAGTAAATAGATAAAGTCCTTTAACCTAGCAGAAACCAAGTGCaaactgagaaattaatttaaaactcACTTTTCACAATCACCAGGCTGAGAAGTGCTGAGAAATATCATGGTGCTGCAGCATAGgtgttttaaagaaatgcaaagcTTTCATAAAGACACTTCCCCTTAAAAATATGAAGctcatgaaaatataaatatataaataatggTCTAAACCCACAGAAATCCATTTCTTTCCCTCCAATAACTGCAAATACACCCCTTTCACAATTGGGATGGGAGTTTGAACTCTCCCTTCACCCCTCCCACCTGGCTGGGAAAGGGCCATAACCTGATCCCCTCTATGCTTTGCTGCTCCCTTCAGTTTCCCCATCATAAAGCctcacagaaaacacagagttATTTTGGTTCAAGCACCTTCTTACTTGCTAACACCTCACATGTTTCACGAGAACTAATTTTCCAGGGAATAATTACTCTTTTACACAAAACCTTTACCCCTTACACCACAGAAAATTCCCATTATCCACTTCCCATTATCCATTTTCAATCCCACACATGCACTGTGAGTGTGGCCCAGCAGGGATCAGCCCTGGGATGATGGTATAGCCATAGGGAAAGGGTCCCTACAGCTACACACAGCTTTTggctgagcacagagccctgcacgtgcatcctctgcagctgcactgagctgctccctctgcacagccagCTCATGTGTGCATGTGGGTTGGGAAAGTTCAGAAAAATGATGAAGTTTCCCCCCTTAACTACCATTTGTTTATCACCACAAACCAAGGAGGGCtgtttccacagcagcagcaccactgctgtggctgtgacacACTTGGGGttgcagcctggggacaggacttcggGATCTGT
The genomic region above belongs to Molothrus aeneus isolate 106 chromosome 4, BPBGC_Maene_1.0, whole genome shotgun sequence and contains:
- the LOC136556105 gene encoding uncharacterized protein, which encodes MEGDCDQREGRSSWHHQPCLCCGENAFKFVIAGFTLLSGMCIVLSTQCVQPTHQHLGKNVIHSHLERHLDTQATAQRRLRRHTKTGTDWPWSQAYIKHTGIMGLNSNKGLNLSTVVMHGAEVYLENEWGWDSTNRLPQLLGKVGQQIKVGCRVINGSTHQRVTQISVTEIKTKKNQNKICAVENLDCWYNFTLVQPVFVVCLWAHNSVGLSFKFKISTTAPSFAAIKISKCHFLAWHAPRYVEIGNQVKLEIKYSQESVADPIQINGTTVTVTAPDGHKWIIPLTCLCETKTLDRSELDMEASWYNQDYGRCPHLIITLQVWCQGNLSVEMSPKLGGRWWIGGPEGFKKEFAIIAVLPPFVSKIGPYVVKKNHIQELLTGPVRSLKKVVLSLSTVNISSVSPHCAPFLSTLHTGWLAWLHSRSLQATRARRDLLATALGGGAAGLGVLNSMDAEVLANKLETVTLGVQGLLKPLNSSLSSLGMGQWLVSEVLPTWEQISEKDHQVLLRALGMEQSNVSLALSCIQAQMWVQSVVAGILRDGDNGVLPTEIRKIVWDAATEKERQLQAWWRLVNFTHDQALNAVIAHVLTVAEARIEKVYPIVALGVNTNGSVVYPLEHRMWARVSDGRWETVDLEACILERGLGFICEDDALKASDVCFDTKEGVCHFEINPQSSNKTMLVYVGKGCVCFRTTCKYVQINEAYNQTVFSDSNMCACNVATIRGCDFVYKPPMFTTQLLIRNYTLYRSITPTPIGMDLSLVKEMLAHADLQQLLENAKAQAKKILITVHHDGKVIKQVMERIKKAGEHHWWEVFFGWSPTATGIFNTLLHPIVVILLMQICVCFAMVATCYRMRQVKLCFDNQVKGAGLAKSLLK